The Halomicronema hongdechloris C2206 genome includes a window with the following:
- a CDS encoding ferredoxin--nitrite reductase — protein MVSASKKTGTKLNKFERYKAEKDGLAVKDELEEMAQMGWEAVDETDLTQRLKWLGIFFRPVTPGKFMLRLRMPNGVLNSHRLRVLATIVQRYGDDGSADITTRQNLQLRGVRLEDIPDIFQRLKHAGMTSVQSGMDNVRNITGSPVAGLDANELIDTQGLIRKVQDMITGNGDGNYAFTNLPRKFNIAIEGGRDNSVHAEINDIAFVPAYREEQLGFNVLVGGFFSARRCAAAIPLDAWVPPDDTVVDVCRAILEVYRDHGPRANRQKSRLMWLIDDWGLDRFRSTVEAAMGRPLARAAATDEIDWDKRDHIGVHPQKQPGLNYVGLHVPVGRLQADDMVEIARLAEVYGNGEIRLTVEQNLILPNIPDSRLPVFLQEPVLQKFSLEPTPLVRSLVSCTGSRFCNFALIETKQRALALAQSLDQALAVPQPVRIHWTGCPNSCGQPQVADIGLMGTKVRKDGQAVEGVDIYMGGKVGKDAQLGQCVQKGVACEDLPQVMQQLLIDHFQAQPREADNQSQHNGHTVTAL, from the coding sequence GTGGTTTCAGCCTCAAAAAAGACTGGCACTAAACTCAATAAGTTTGAGCGCTATAAGGCCGAAAAGGATGGCCTAGCGGTTAAAGACGAGCTTGAGGAAATGGCCCAAATGGGTTGGGAAGCGGTAGATGAAACCGATTTAACCCAACGGCTGAAGTGGCTGGGCATCTTCTTTCGTCCGGTTACCCCTGGGAAATTCATGTTACGGTTACGCATGCCCAACGGCGTTTTGAATAGCCATAGACTGCGGGTGTTGGCCACTATTGTGCAACGCTATGGCGATGACGGTAGTGCCGATATTACCACTCGACAAAACCTGCAGCTCCGGGGCGTTCGTCTAGAAGATATCCCTGACATTTTTCAGCGCCTCAAGCATGCCGGCATGACCTCAGTGCAGTCTGGCATGGACAATGTCCGCAACATCACTGGCTCACCGGTGGCTGGTCTAGACGCCAATGAATTGATTGACACCCAGGGGCTAATTCGCAAAGTCCAGGACATGATTACCGGCAATGGCGACGGGAATTATGCCTTCACCAATCTGCCCCGTAAATTCAACATTGCCATTGAGGGCGGGCGGGATAACTCAGTCCACGCCGAAATTAATGACATCGCCTTCGTTCCTGCTTATCGGGAGGAGCAACTGGGCTTCAACGTCCTAGTGGGAGGCTTTTTCTCCGCCCGTCGCTGTGCCGCCGCCATTCCCCTGGATGCCTGGGTTCCCCCTGACGACACGGTGGTGGATGTGTGCCGCGCCATCCTAGAAGTGTATCGGGATCATGGCCCGCGAGCGAATCGGCAGAAGTCTCGCTTGATGTGGCTGATCGATGATTGGGGCTTGGACAGGTTCCGCAGCACCGTCGAAGCCGCCATGGGTCGTCCCTTGGCCAGGGCAGCTGCCACCGATGAGATCGACTGGGATAAGCGAGATCATATCGGTGTCCATCCCCAGAAACAGCCTGGTCTTAACTATGTGGGCTTACATGTGCCAGTGGGGCGTCTGCAAGCAGACGACATGGTCGAGATTGCCCGATTAGCTGAAGTCTATGGCAATGGCGAGATTCGGCTCACCGTGGAGCAAAACTTGATTTTGCCCAACATCCCAGATTCTCGCCTGCCGGTGTTTCTGCAGGAGCCAGTGCTGCAGAAATTCTCCCTGGAACCGACTCCCCTAGTGCGTTCCCTGGTATCCTGCACTGGCTCTCGCTTCTGCAACTTTGCCCTGATCGAAACCAAACAGCGAGCCCTGGCTCTGGCCCAGTCCCTGGATCAGGCCCTGGCTGTGCCCCAACCCGTGCGTATCCACTGGACTGGCTGTCCTAACTCCTGTGGGCAACCCCAGGTGGCTGATATTGGCCTCATGGGCACCAAAGTCCGTAAGGATGGCCAAGCCGTCGAGGGAGTCGACATCTATATGGGCGGGAAAGTCGGCAAAGATGCCCAACTGGGCCAGTGCGTGCAGAAAGGGGTGGCCTGCGAAGACTTGCCCCAGGTGATGCAACAGCTGTTGATCGATCACTTTCAGGCCCAACCTCGAGAGGCTGACAA